The following proteins are co-located in the Solidesulfovibrio fructosivorans JJ] genome:
- the tolA gene encoding cell envelope integrity protein TolA encodes MRVLGWIFSIFLHLTVVLASLVFINIEPVKFQLNVPVYEVDLVSLGAPGLPPGEPGLPPGPKGPGDRPQPGPPEPEGGPGDAAEAQVPEPAKAPAEPAKPTAPEPVAAVPQAPEPETKSEPKTEPKPEPKIEPKPDFKKLEEETQKAEQAKKKAEEAKKLEEIKKAELLKKAEDAKKAEEAKKKAEEAKKAEEAKKKAEEAKKKAEEAKKAEEAKKKADEAKKKAEEARKAAEAKKAEDAKKAADAKKAAEAAKAAAAAKEAASAKNVLAKALKDAKAKAGEGGGKGSGKGSAGGDPLAKALADARRMAGGGGGGGGGGGGGSGVTMGVYAQIVNREVKKNWRFPSGSRQPLLAVVEVHIDQNGRILEYKLVQSSGQASFDASTVKAASETDTLPPPPPGLNVLQLRFSSQELGR; translated from the coding sequence ATGCGCGTTCTTGGCTGGATATTTTCCATCTTCCTGCACCTGACGGTGGTGCTGGCAAGCCTCGTCTTCATCAATATCGAGCCGGTCAAATTCCAGCTCAACGTTCCCGTGTACGAAGTCGACCTCGTCTCGCTCGGCGCTCCCGGCCTGCCCCCCGGCGAACCCGGCCTGCCGCCGGGACCCAAGGGGCCGGGCGACAGGCCCCAGCCCGGTCCGCCCGAACCCGAGGGAGGTCCCGGAGATGCCGCCGAGGCGCAGGTGCCCGAGCCGGCTAAGGCTCCGGCCGAACCGGCCAAGCCCACCGCGCCCGAGCCCGTGGCCGCCGTGCCCCAGGCGCCGGAACCGGAAACCAAATCCGAGCCGAAGACCGAACCCAAGCCCGAGCCCAAAATCGAGCCCAAGCCGGATTTCAAAAAACTCGAGGAAGAGACGCAGAAGGCCGAACAGGCCAAGAAGAAGGCCGAGGAGGCCAAAAAACTCGAGGAAATCAAGAAGGCCGAGCTGCTCAAAAAGGCCGAAGACGCCAAAAAGGCGGAAGAAGCCAAGAAAAAAGCGGAAGAGGCCAAGAAGGCCGAAGAGGCGAAAAAGAAGGCTGAAGAGGCCAAGAAAAAAGCCGAGGAAGCCAAAAAGGCCGAAGAAGCGAAGAAGAAGGCTGACGAAGCGAAAAAGAAGGCCGAGGAGGCCAGGAAGGCCGCTGAAGCCAAAAAAGCCGAGGACGCGAAAAAAGCCGCCGATGCCAAGAAAGCGGCGGAAGCGGCCAAAGCCGCCGCGGCGGCCAAGGAAGCGGCCTCCGCCAAGAACGTTTTGGCCAAGGCGCTCAAGGATGCCAAGGCCAAGGCCGGAGAAGGCGGCGGCAAAGGTTCGGGCAAGGGCTCGGCCGGCGGCGATCCCTTGGCCAAGGCCCTGGCCGATGCCCGTCGCATGGCCGGTGGCGGCGGCGGCGGAGGAGGCGGCGGTGGCGGCGGCAGCGGCGTCACCATGGGGGTCTATGCCCAGATCGTCAACCGCGAGGTCAAAAAGAACTGGCGTTTCCCGAGCGGCTCCCGCCAACCGCTTTTGGCCGTCGTGGAAGTGCATATCGACCAAAACGGGCGCATCCTCGAATACAAATTGGTGCAGTCCTCCGGGCAGGCCAGCTTCGACGCCTCGACCGTCAAGGCCGCGTCCGAGACGGATACGCTGCCGCCGCCGCCGCCGGGCCTCAATGTCCTGCAACTGCGGTTTAGCTCCCAGGAGCTTGGGCGGTAG
- a CDS encoding phosphatidylglycerophosphatase A family protein — protein MTTGDRLSLLVSGLGPIGKIPYASGTWGSAAATIAAPALFLPLPGFWRVLILIALFFIGSFTATRTETLLQKKDPSHVVIDELIGQWVTFLPFASLPTLELAAGFLLFRAFDILKPPPVRASENWLPAGYGVMIDDVLAGIYACICLAIFHWLRS, from the coding sequence ATGACCACAGGCGACCGCCTGTCCCTGCTCGTTTCAGGACTCGGCCCCATCGGCAAAATCCCCTACGCCTCGGGCACCTGGGGTTCGGCCGCGGCCACCATCGCCGCCCCGGCCCTCTTCCTGCCCCTGCCCGGCTTCTGGCGCGTCCTCATCCTCATCGCCTTGTTTTTTATCGGCAGCTTCACCGCCACCCGCACCGAAACCCTGCTCCAGAAAAAAGACCCCAGCCACGTCGTCATCGACGAACTCATCGGCCAATGGGTCACCTTCCTGCCCTTCGCCAGCTTGCCCACCCTGGAACTGGCCGCCGGATTTCTCCTTTTCCGCGCCTTCGATATCCTCAAGCCGCCACCTGTGCGCGCCTCGGAAAACTGGCTGCCCGCAGGCTACGGCGTCATGATCGACGACGTGCTGGCCGGCATCTACGCCTGCATCTGCCTCGCCATCTTCCACTGGCTCCGGTCATAG
- a CDS encoding translocation protein TolB, giving the protein MLLGILSGRAPAQTSLAVDIQGPGQAKMNLVQARPFADGGQMTPADKLQDLINKDLQFLPFLQLVPPSNIPGQIGGATADQIDFKPFSMGKIDVLVTSKWTPGGNLGNVELRAFEVYSQKVIVGKGYDSVTDAQLPDIADRFCMELMAALTGQGGFFNSQIAFVKPSSGKGTDIWTVRPTGRGLTRITHYNELGMAESPAWSFDGRSIAFTLIGSRSHYLGVWSGGGKPQVYTLPSTNVVSPRFLPNGQIAVSVRMHGKADIYLLNANHQPGRVLAGGPGINVSPSFDASGSLMAFVNDQAGNPNIYLQNVSGGSPRRITPSGYNTNPSLSPDGKLIAYTKQLGGAQKVFVHDMTTGQDTQVTSGGGSDENPSFSPDGYFIVFSSTRSGQKKLYVTTRHGTPPIMIPTGDGTAQMPCWGPLPK; this is encoded by the coding sequence ATGCTTTTGGGCATTTTGTCCGGACGGGCACCGGCCCAGACTTCCCTGGCCGTGGACATCCAGGGGCCGGGACAGGCCAAAATGAACCTGGTCCAGGCCAGGCCCTTTGCCGACGGCGGACAGATGACCCCGGCCGACAAGCTGCAGGATCTTATCAATAAGGATTTGCAGTTCCTTCCGTTCCTGCAACTGGTGCCGCCCTCGAATATCCCCGGCCAGATCGGCGGGGCCACGGCGGACCAGATTGATTTCAAGCCCTTCAGCATGGGCAAGATCGACGTGCTCGTCACCTCCAAATGGACGCCCGGCGGCAACCTCGGCAACGTGGAGCTGCGCGCCTTCGAGGTCTATTCCCAGAAGGTGATCGTCGGCAAAGGCTATGACAGCGTCACCGACGCCCAATTGCCCGATATCGCCGACCGCTTCTGCATGGAGCTCATGGCCGCGCTTACCGGCCAGGGCGGTTTTTTCAATTCCCAGATTGCTTTCGTCAAACCCAGCTCCGGCAAGGGCACCGACATCTGGACCGTGCGCCCCACCGGCCGTGGCCTGACCCGCATCACCCACTACAATGAGCTCGGCATGGCCGAAAGCCCGGCCTGGTCCTTCGACGGCCGCAGCATCGCGTTTACCCTCATCGGTTCGCGTTCCCATTACCTGGGCGTGTGGTCCGGCGGCGGCAAGCCCCAGGTCTACACCCTGCCGAGCACCAACGTGGTGAGCCCGCGCTTTCTGCCAAACGGCCAGATCGCCGTCAGCGTGCGCATGCACGGCAAGGCGGATATCTACCTCCTAAACGCCAACCACCAGCCGGGACGCGTGCTGGCCGGCGGTCCGGGCATCAACGTCTCCCCCAGCTTCGACGCCTCGGGAAGCCTCATGGCCTTCGTCAACGACCAGGCCGGCAATCCCAATATCTACTTGCAGAATGTGAGCGGCGGCTCGCCCCGGCGCATCACCCCGTCGGGCTACAACACCAACCCGTCCTTAAGCCCAGACGGCAAGCTCATCGCCTACACCAAGCAGCTCGGGGGCGCGCAAAAAGTTTTCGTCCACGACATGACCACCGGCCAGGATACCCAGGTCACGTCGGGCGGCGGCTCGGACGAGAACCCCAGTTTTTCGCCGGACGGCTATTTTATCGTGTTTTCCTCGACCCGTAGCGGTCAGAAAAAATTGTATGTCACGACCCGTCACGGCACGCCGCCGATCATGATCCCCACCGGCGACGGAACAGCCCAAATGCCTTGCTGGGGGCCGCTTCCGAAGTAG
- a CDS encoding MotA/TolQ/ExbB proton channel family protein: MDALTPHGGFWAMMANATPTVIFVLCVLGVMSLGCWSIIFVKIFTLTSAKRETARDFDRFQEADTLRSAMQSLGQSRQSPAFNVGRLAFEELVRMEQADLDPAEKGHIAMDNIRRVLRQGVSQELAKLSSSLPFLATSANATPFIGLFGTVWGIMNSFHSIGLMQSAALAAVAPGISEALIATAIGLAVAIPAVISYNFFLGYIQAIEGELVNFAGAFLNRIQREVTWTPRDAEAPAAARRRPASERF, from the coding sequence ATGGATGCGCTTACGCCGCATGGCGGCTTTTGGGCCATGATGGCCAATGCCACGCCGACGGTCATTTTCGTCTTGTGTGTCCTTGGGGTCATGTCCCTTGGCTGTTGGAGCATCATCTTCGTCAAGATCTTCACGCTGACCTCGGCCAAACGTGAGACCGCCAGGGATTTCGACAGGTTCCAGGAGGCCGACACCCTGCGTTCGGCCATGCAGTCCCTGGGCCAGTCCCGCCAGTCCCCGGCGTTCAACGTCGGACGGCTGGCCTTCGAGGAACTGGTGCGCATGGAGCAGGCCGATCTCGATCCGGCGGAAAAAGGCCACATCGCCATGGACAACATCCGCCGGGTGCTGCGCCAGGGCGTGTCCCAGGAGCTGGCCAAGCTCTCGAGCTCCCTGCCGTTTCTGGCCACCAGCGCCAACGCCACGCCCTTTATCGGCCTGTTCGGCACGGTATGGGGCATCATGAACTCGTTTCACTCCATCGGCCTTATGCAGTCCGCCGCCCTGGCCGCCGTGGCCCCGGGCATCTCCGAGGCGCTGATCGCCACCGCCATCGGCTTGGCCGTGGCCATCCCGGCCGTCATCTCCTACAACTTCTTCCTGGGCTACATCCAGGCCATCGAGGGCGAGCTGGTCAACTTCGCCGGCGCGTTTTTAAACCGCATCCAGCGCGAAGTGACCTGGACCCCGCGCGACGCCGAGGCCCCGGCCGCGGCCCGTCGCCGGCCGGCCTCGGAGAGGTTCTAG
- the pal gene encoding peptidoglycan-associated lipoprotein Pal, translated as MTRSRILTLAVLVLMLSLTGFGCAKKAGGPGDGSGTSWEDQEKARLEQERALREKMGQAANELAQMIHFAFDSSNLTAESRQILTRKAEIMRQYPQIKVIVEGNCDQRGTAEYNLALGERRAQAAAQYLSNLGIPADRLSTVSYGKERPLDPGHSEAAYAKNRRDEFRATY; from the coding sequence ATGACGCGTTCGAGGATTTTGACTTTGGCGGTACTGGTGCTGATGCTTTCCCTGACGGGATTTGGTTGCGCCAAAAAAGCCGGCGGCCCCGGCGATGGTTCCGGAACGAGCTGGGAAGACCAGGAAAAGGCTCGTTTGGAACAGGAGCGTGCCCTGCGGGAAAAGATGGGACAGGCCGCTAACGAGCTGGCCCAGATGATCCACTTCGCCTTCGACAGCTCCAACCTGACGGCCGAATCCCGGCAGATCCTGACCCGCAAGGCCGAGATCATGCGGCAGTACCCGCAGATCAAGGTCATCGTGGAAGGTAACTGCGACCAGCGTGGCACGGCCGAATACAACCTGGCCCTCGGCGAACGCCGCGCCCAGGCTGCCGCCCAGTACCTGAGCAACCTGGGGATTCCCGCCGACCGGCTGTCCACCGTCAGCTACGGCAAGGAACGTCCTCTGGATCCGGGGCACTCCGAGGCTGCCTACGCCAAGAACCGCCGCGACGAATTCCGCGCCACCTACTAG
- the tolR gene encoding protein TolR, with protein MGMQVGGKGRFMADVNVTPFVDVMLVLLIIFMVTAPMMTQGLQVDLPQTRAVSVLPKESDSVVLTIKADGSLYLDKYQVELGDLGGQVQQLVTAQKKQLFLRADKSVPYGTVVAVMGVVKEAGVDKLGVVAEEEKTAAPSPAAKKK; from the coding sequence ATGGGCATGCAGGTCGGCGGCAAGGGCCGCTTCATGGCCGACGTCAACGTGACCCCCTTCGTGGACGTCATGTTGGTGCTCCTCATCATCTTCATGGTCACCGCGCCCATGATGACTCAGGGGTTGCAGGTCGACCTGCCCCAGACCCGCGCCGTCTCCGTGTTGCCCAAGGAAAGCGACAGCGTGGTGTTGACCATCAAGGCCGACGGTTCCCTGTACCTGGACAAGTACCAGGTGGAACTCGGCGATCTGGGCGGGCAGGTGCAGCAGCTGGTGACCGCTCAGAAAAAGCAGCTCTTTTTGCGGGCCGACAAGTCCGTCCCCTATGGCACGGTGGTTGCTGTCATGGGCGTGGTCAAAGAGGCTGGCGTTGATAAGCTCGGCGTTGTGGCCGAAGAAGAGAAAACGGCCGCGCCCTCCCCAGCCGCCAAAAAGAAATAG